A DNA window from Citrobacter tructae contains the following coding sequences:
- the yiaK gene encoding 3-dehydro-L-gulonate 2-dehydrogenase, which produces MKVTFEQLKEAFNRVLLARGLAVETADACAEMFARTTESGVYSHGVNRFPRFIQQLDNGDIIPEAKPQRITSLGAIEQWDAQRSIGNLTAKKMMDRAIELASDHGIGLVALRNANHWMRGGSYGWQAAEKGYIGICWTNSIAVMPAWGSKECCIGTNPLIVAIPSTPITMVDMSMSMFSYGMLEVNRLAGRELPVDGGFDDEGNLTREPGVIEKNRRILPMGYWKGSGLSIVLDMIATLLSDGSSVAEVTQDNSDEYGVSQIFIAIEVDKLIDGATRDAKLQRIMDFITTAERADEETPVRLPGHEFTKLLEENRRNGITVDDSVWAKIQAL; this is translated from the coding sequence ATGAAAGTCACTTTTGAGCAGTTGAAAGAAGCGTTCAATCGGGTACTGCTGGCGCGCGGTCTTGCCGTTGAAACCGCAGATGCCTGTGCTGAAATGTTTGCACGCACCACCGAATCCGGAGTCTATTCGCATGGCGTGAACCGTTTTCCTCGCTTCATTCAGCAGTTGGACAACGGCGACATCATTCCTGAGGCCAAACCGCAGCGCATTACCAGCCTCGGAGCAATTGAGCAGTGGGATGCCCAACGCTCAATCGGCAACTTGACCGCGAAAAAGATGATGGACAGAGCCATCGAACTGGCCTCCGATCACGGCATTGGCCTGGTGGCGCTGCGTAATGCAAATCACTGGATGCGCGGCGGTAGCTATGGCTGGCAGGCCGCAGAGAAAGGTTACATCGGCATCTGCTGGACCAACTCCATCGCCGTGATGCCTGCATGGGGTTCTAAAGAGTGCTGTATCGGCACTAACCCGCTGATTGTTGCCATCCCATCAACGCCGATCACCATGGTGGATATGTCGATGTCGATGTTCTCCTACGGCATGCTGGAAGTTAACCGTCTGGCGGGTCGTGAACTACCGGTGGACGGCGGGTTCGACGATGAAGGTAATCTCACCAGAGAACCTGGCGTTATCGAGAAAAATCGCCGTATTTTGCCAATGGGCTACTGGAAGGGCTCAGGCCTGTCGATTGTGCTGGATATGATTGCCACCCTACTTTCTGATGGCTCCTCAGTTGCGGAAGTCACCCAGGATAACAGCGATGAATACGGCGTTTCGCAGATTTTCATTGCCATTGAGGTCGACAAACTGATCGACGGCGCCACTCGCGATGCCAAATTACAGCGGATTATGGACTTCATCACCACCGCTGAACGCGCGGATGAGGAGACGCCAGTCCGCCTGCCAGGTCACGAGTTTACAAAGCTGCTGGAAGAAAATCGCCGCAACGGTATCACCGTTGATGACAGCGTATGGGCCAAAATTCAGGCGCTGTAA